Proteins encoded by one window of Pseudomonas coleopterorum:
- the yccS gene encoding YccS family putative transporter yields MASRSFRQSMRRLWALDKFSYSVRVFIALSGSMALCWYENEMRLLVPLFLGIIACALAETDDNWQGRIRALAATLTCFTVAAFSVELLFPYPYVFVTALAVASFALTMLGALGERYGAIAYATLILSVYTMIGVDQRGGEVSNLWREPLLLVAGAAWYGLLSVLWQVLFSNQPVQQALARLFSELGQYLKLKASLFEPIRQLDVEARRLELAKQNGRVVAALNAAKEIILHRVGNGRPGSKVSRYLKLYFLAQDIHERASSSHYPYNALAEAFFHSDVLFRCQRLLRQQGVACQRLGESIQLRQPFIYDDSFAEALSDLHASLEHLRIQSNPAWRGLLRSLRALAANLGTLDRLLSDAGNPDRLADARDSSLLDRSPHTLKDFWGRIRQNLTPTSLLFRHALRLPLALVICYAMVHLIHPSQGYWIMLTTLFVCQPSYGATRRKLGQRIIGTAIGLTVGWALFDLFPSPIVQSLFAIGAGLVFFVNRTTRYTLATAAITLMVLFCFNQTGDGYGLFLPRLFDTLLGSLIAGLAVFLFLPDWQGRKLNKVLANTLTCNSIYLRQIMQQYANGKSDDLAYRLARRNAHNADAALSTTLANMLMEPGHFRKEADVGFRFLVLSHTLLSYLSGLGAHRGTELPAEAREQLIGEAGESLARSIDEIATGLATREPVQVQSDSEEALADTLEQMPDEVDEGQRLVQTQLALICRQLGPLRTLAAHLIKGPTAVVT; encoded by the coding sequence ATGGCATCCAGGTCGTTCCGCCAATCCATGCGCCGCTTGTGGGCGCTGGACAAGTTCAGCTACAGCGTCCGGGTGTTCATCGCCCTGTCCGGCAGCATGGCGCTGTGCTGGTATGAAAACGAGATGCGCCTGCTGGTCCCGCTGTTCCTGGGCATCATCGCCTGCGCCCTGGCCGAAACCGACGACAACTGGCAAGGCCGCATCCGCGCCCTCGCGGCCACGCTGACCTGCTTCACCGTCGCTGCCTTCTCCGTCGAGCTGCTGTTCCCCTACCCCTATGTGTTCGTCACGGCCCTGGCCGTGGCCAGCTTCGCCCTGACCATGCTCGGCGCGCTGGGCGAACGCTACGGAGCGATCGCCTACGCCACGCTGATCCTCTCGGTCTACACCATGATCGGCGTCGACCAGCGCGGTGGCGAGGTCAGCAACCTGTGGCGCGAGCCGTTGCTGCTGGTCGCCGGTGCCGCCTGGTATGGCCTGTTGTCGGTGCTGTGGCAGGTGCTGTTTTCCAACCAGCCGGTGCAACAGGCCCTGGCGCGGCTGTTCAGCGAACTGGGGCAGTACCTCAAGCTCAAGGCAAGCCTGTTCGAACCGATTCGCCAACTGGATGTGGAGGCCCGCCGCCTGGAGCTGGCCAAGCAGAACGGTCGAGTCGTGGCGGCGCTCAATGCTGCCAAGGAAATCATCCTGCACCGGGTCGGCAACGGCCGCCCCGGCTCCAAGGTCAGCCGCTACCTGAAGCTGTATTTCCTCGCCCAGGACATTCACGAACGCGCCAGCTCTTCGCACTACCCGTACAACGCCCTGGCCGAGGCGTTCTTCCACAGCGACGTCCTGTTCCGCTGCCAGCGCCTGCTGCGCCAGCAAGGTGTCGCCTGCCAGCGCTTGGGCGAGTCGATCCAGTTGCGTCAGCCGTTCATCTACGACGACAGCTTCGCCGAAGCACTGAGCGACCTGCACGCCTCGCTCGAACACCTGCGCATCCAGAGCAACCCCGCCTGGCGCGGTCTGCTGCGATCGCTGCGCGCGCTGGCCGCCAACCTCGGCACCCTCGACCGACTGCTCAGCGACGCCGGCAACCCCGACCGTCTCGCCGACGCCCGCGACAGCAGCCTGCTGGACCGCTCGCCGCATACCCTCAAGGACTTCTGGGGCCGCATTCGGCAGAACCTCACGCCCACCTCGCTGCTGTTCCGCCACGCCCTGCGCCTGCCTCTGGCGCTGGTGATCTGCTATGCCATGGTCCATCTGATCCACCCCAGCCAAGGCTACTGGATCATGCTGACCACCCTGTTCGTGTGCCAGCCCAGCTACGGCGCCACCCGACGCAAGCTGGGCCAGCGCATCATCGGCACCGCCATCGGCCTGACCGTGGGCTGGGCGTTGTTCGATCTGTTCCCCAGCCCCATCGTGCAATCGCTGTTCGCCATCGGCGCCGGGCTGGTGTTCTTCGTCAACCGCACCACGCGCTACACCTTGGCCACGGCAGCCATCACGCTGATGGTGCTGTTCTGCTTCAACCAGACCGGCGACGGCTACGGCCTCTTTCTGCCGCGCCTGTTCGACACCCTGCTCGGCAGCCTGATCGCCGGCCTTGCAGTGTTCCTGTTCCTGCCCGACTGGCAGGGCCGCAAACTGAACAAGGTGCTGGCCAACACCCTGACCTGCAACAGCATCTACCTGCGCCAGATCATGCAGCAATACGCCAACGGCAAGAGCGACGACCTCGCCTACCGCCTGGCCCGGCGCAACGCGCACAACGCCGACGCCGCGCTCTCCACCACCCTGGCCAACATGCTCATGGAGCCGGGGCACTTCCGCAAGGAAGCCGACGTCGGCTTCCGCTTCCTGGTGCTGTCGCACACCCTGCTCAGCTACCTGTCCGGACTGGGCGCGCACCGTGGCACCGAGTTGCCAGCCGAGGCGCGTGAGCAACTGATCGGCGAGGCCGGCGAAAGCCTGGCGCGCAGCATCGATGAAATAGCCACCGGCCTGGCCACGCGTGAACCGGTGCAGGTGCAAAGCGACAGCGAGGAAGCGCTGGCCGACACGCTGGAGCAGATGCCCGACGAGGTCGACGAAGGCCAGCGCCTGGTGCAGACCCAACTGGCGCTGATCTGTCGTCAATTGGGGCCGTTGCGCACCCTGGCCGCGCATCTGATCAAAGGGCCGACCGCAGTCGTCACCTGA
- a CDS encoding GNAT family N-acetyltransferase, producing MAIEWTCMHHRELDIHQLYEILRLRSEVFVVEQQCPYQDVDGQDLHADTCHLLGRDNGQLVAYLRLLDPSTQGGDVVIGRVITAASARGTGLGHALLTHALEQAAQRWPQVPIQLSAQAHLQGYYGRYGFIAQGQEYLEDNIPHIAMRREVGAAQG from the coding sequence ATGGCCATTGAATGGACGTGCATGCACCACCGCGAGCTGGATATCCACCAGCTATACGAAATCCTGCGCCTGCGCAGCGAGGTCTTCGTGGTCGAGCAGCAATGCCCCTATCAGGACGTCGACGGGCAGGATCTGCACGCCGACACCTGCCATCTGCTGGGCCGGGACAACGGCCAACTGGTGGCCTACCTGCGCCTGCTGGACCCTTCGACCCAGGGCGGCGACGTGGTGATCGGCCGGGTGATCACCGCCGCATCGGCTCGCGGCACCGGACTGGGCCACGCGCTGCTGACCCACGCACTGGAGCAGGCCGCCCAACGCTGGCCGCAGGTGCCGATCCAGCTATCGGCCCAGGCCCACCTGCAGGGCTATTACGGCCGCTACGGTTTCATCGCCCAGGGCCAGGAATACCTGGAGGACAACATCCCGCACATCGCCATGCGGCGCGAGGTCGGGGCCGCTCAGGGGTAG
- a CDS encoding winged helix-turn-helix domain-containing protein, which produces MQVSKTRSSFYRRLYVAWLIDSGQAATVPALIEATGMPRRTAQDTIAALADLDIACEFEQQDGERNHIGRYVIRQWGAIDREWIGQNLGQIRQVLGYP; this is translated from the coding sequence ATGCAAGTCAGCAAGACCCGCAGCAGTTTCTACCGCCGGCTCTACGTGGCGTGGCTGATCGACAGTGGCCAGGCGGCCACCGTGCCGGCCCTCATCGAGGCGACCGGCATGCCTCGGCGTACCGCTCAGGACACCATTGCGGCCCTCGCCGATCTGGACATTGCCTGCGAGTTCGAGCAGCAGGACGGCGAGCGCAACCACATCGGTCGCTATGTGATCAGGCAGTGGGGTGCGATCGATCGCGAATGGATCGGCCAGAACCTGGGCCAGATCCGCCAGGTGCTCGGCTACCCCTGA
- a CDS encoding M48 family metallopeptidase — MIALKYLQAYPPALQEQVRQLIERGQLADYLGQRYPDRHAVQSDKALYNYAVALKQAHLRNAPAIDKVLFDNRLDLTHRALGLHTAVSRVQGGKLKAKKEIRIASLFKDAAPQFLEMIVVHELAHFRESDHNKAFYQLCEHMLPGYHQLEFDLRVYLTYRDLPPAT; from the coding sequence ATGATCGCGCTGAAGTACCTGCAAGCCTACCCACCCGCACTGCAGGAGCAGGTACGGCAACTGATCGAGCGCGGGCAGCTGGCGGACTATCTCGGCCAGCGTTACCCCGATCGTCACGCCGTGCAGAGCGACAAGGCGCTGTACAACTATGCCGTGGCCTTGAAGCAGGCGCACTTGCGCAACGCACCGGCCATCGACAAGGTGCTGTTCGACAACCGGCTGGACCTCACGCACCGCGCGCTGGGCCTGCACACGGCGGTGTCGCGGGTGCAGGGCGGCAAGCTCAAGGCCAAGAAGGAAATCCGCATCGCTTCATTGTTCAAGGACGCGGCGCCGCAGTTTCTCGAAATGATCGTGGTGCACGAGCTGGCGCACTTTCGCGAGAGTGACCACAACAAGGCGTTCTACCAACTGTGCGAGCACATGCTGCCCGGTTATCACCAGTTGGAATTCGACCTGCGCGTCTACCTGACCTACCGTGATCTGCCCCCTGCGACGTGA
- a CDS encoding putative bifunctional diguanylate cyclase/phosphodiesterase — MECALYPSTDGGSTLLVVDDYPENLLSMRALLERQDWQVITAASGVEALGKLLEHEVDLVLLDVQMPGMDGFEVARLMRGSQRTRLTPIIFLTANEQSQAAVLKGYATGAVDYLFKPFDPQILRPKVQALLEQQRNRRDLQRLSRDLEAARAFNASVLENAGEGILVVNEQGLITFANPAISRLLGASVEQLQGGALANHLHKPQIPVWFESDFYRAYSTRTTYRVHDGLMRTANGQQLPVALSCAPLPGEQRAMVVTILDMSVVRSLHQQLEYQAVTDPLTGLLNRRGFYQAVESALVRNERAEKAQALLYLDMDGFKRINDRHGHDAGDRALRWVAEQIKAVLRPFDVVARLGGDEFTALLDNLDYPEQAAKVAEKLMERIAMEQTVDGVDINLGVSIGIATYPECGANLDSLLRAADIAMYAAKQAGRQQYRYYDQDLNGRARSRLLLETSVGEAIENRDFSLVYQPQVSLLDGRLRGFEALLRWCHPSVGDVQPGLFIPLLEQARLISRLSSWIYTEGAAQRRAWFNLFPDELVLSISLSNAQFAMPNLVSELQRAIALHGLRPQQLEVEVVESSLMHNLAQATAQLHQLRNLGVRIALDDFGTGPCSLKLLRDLPIDTLKLDRHLIAKLPDSHPDGVFARSVIQACNAFDITVIAEGVETAEQCRWLRAAGCEWIQGFVIARPLTAQAASDFPLVSAGVQPAAV, encoded by the coding sequence ATGGAATGCGCCCTTTATCCGTCCACGGACGGCGGTTCTACGTTGTTGGTGGTCGATGATTACCCGGAAAACCTGCTGAGCATGAGAGCTCTGCTCGAGCGCCAGGACTGGCAGGTGATCACTGCCGCTTCCGGTGTGGAAGCGTTGGGCAAGCTCCTGGAGCATGAGGTCGATCTGGTTCTGCTGGACGTGCAGATGCCCGGCATGGACGGTTTCGAAGTGGCGCGCCTGATGCGCGGCAGCCAGCGTACGCGCCTGACTCCGATCATCTTCCTGACCGCCAACGAGCAGTCGCAGGCTGCCGTGCTCAAGGGCTATGCCACGGGCGCGGTGGACTATCTGTTCAAGCCGTTCGATCCGCAGATTCTGCGGCCCAAGGTCCAGGCCCTGCTCGAGCAGCAGCGCAACCGACGCGACCTGCAGCGCCTGAGCCGGGACCTGGAAGCGGCACGCGCCTTCAACGCATCGGTGCTCGAAAACGCCGGGGAAGGCATTCTCGTGGTCAATGAACAGGGCCTGATCACCTTTGCCAACCCGGCCATCTCGCGCCTGCTCGGTGCCAGTGTCGAGCAACTGCAGGGTGGTGCCTTGGCCAACCATCTGCACAAGCCGCAGATCCCCGTGTGGTTCGAGTCCGACTTCTATCGCGCCTACAGCACGCGCACGACGTACCGCGTTCACGATGGGCTGATGCGCACGGCCAATGGCCAGCAACTGCCGGTGGCCTTGTCATGCGCGCCGTTGCCCGGCGAGCAGCGTGCGATGGTGGTGACGATCCTGGACATGTCGGTGGTGCGCAGCCTGCACCAGCAACTCGAATACCAGGCCGTCACAGACCCGTTGACCGGGCTGCTCAACCGCCGTGGCTTCTATCAGGCAGTGGAGAGCGCCCTGGTGCGCAACGAGCGCGCGGAAAAGGCCCAGGCCTTGCTGTATCTGGACATGGACGGTTTCAAGCGGATCAACGACCGTCATGGCCATGACGCGGGCGACCGGGCCTTGCGCTGGGTGGCCGAACAGATCAAGGCCGTGCTGCGCCCCTTCGATGTGGTGGCCCGCCTGGGCGGTGACGAATTCACCGCGCTGCTGGACAACCTCGACTACCCCGAGCAGGCCGCCAAGGTGGCGGAAAAACTCATGGAACGCATCGCCATGGAACAGACCGTGGACGGGGTGGACATCAATCTGGGCGTGAGCATCGGCATCGCCACCTATCCCGAGTGCGGCGCCAACCTGGACAGCCTGCTGCGCGCCGCCGACATTGCCATGTATGCCGCAAAGCAGGCGGGCCGTCAGCAATACCGTTACTACGACCAGGATTTGAACGGTCGGGCGCGATCGCGTCTGCTGCTGGAAACCAGTGTCGGCGAAGCCATCGAGAACCGCGATTTCAGCCTGGTCTACCAGCCGCAGGTGTCGCTGCTCGACGGTCGTCTGCGCGGTTTCGAAGCGCTGTTGCGCTGGTGCCATCCCAGTGTCGGCGACGTGCAGCCGGGGCTGTTCATTCCCCTGCTCGAACAAGCGCGGTTGATCAGCCGCCTGTCGAGCTGGATCTACACCGAGGGCGCCGCCCAGCGTCGCGCCTGGTTCAACCTCTTTCCCGACGAGCTGGTACTCAGCATCAGCCTCAGCAACGCCCAGTTCGCCATGCCCAATCTGGTCTCCGAGCTGCAGCGCGCCATCGCCTTGCACGGGTTGCGCCCGCAGCAGCTCGAAGTGGAAGTGGTGGAGTCTTCCCTGATGCACAACCTGGCCCAGGCCACCGCACAGCTGCACCAGCTGCGCAACCTGGGCGTGCGCATCGCCCTGGACGATTTCGGCACCGGCCCGTGTTCGCTGAAGCTGCTGCGCGATCTGCCCATCGACACGCTCAAGCTGGACCGTCACCTGATTGCCAAGTTGCCTGACTCTCACCCTGATGGTGTGTTCGCACGCAGCGTGATCCAGGCCTGCAACGCTTTCGACATCACGGTGATCGCCGAAGGGGTGGAGACCGCCGAGCAGTGTCGGTGGCTGCGCGCTGCTGGCTGCGAGTGGATCCAGGGCTTTGTCATTGCCCGGCCGTTGACCGCGCAGGCCGCCAGCGATTTTCCATTGGTCAGCGCGGGCGTGCAGCCGGCGGCGGTGTGA
- the fba gene encoding class II fructose-bisphosphate aldolase (catalyzes the reversible aldol condensation of dihydroxyacetonephosphate and glyceraldehyde 3-phosphate in the Calvin cycle, glycolysis, and/or gluconeogenesis): MALISMRQMLDHAAEFGYGVPAFNVNNLEQMRAIMEAADKTDSPVIVQASAGARKYAGAPFLRHLILAAIEEFPHIPVCMHQDHGTSPDICQRSIQLGFSSVMMDGSLGTDGKTPTDYDYNVRVTSQTVSFAHACGVSVEGELGCLGSLETGQAGEEDGVGAEGILDHSQMLTDPEEAADFVAKTQVDALAIAIGTSHGAYKFTKPPTGDILAIDRIKAIHARIPNTHLVMHGSSSVPQEWLAIINEYGGAIKETYGVPVEEIVEGIKYGVRKVNIDTDLRLASTGAIRRFMAQNPAEFDPRKYFAETVKAMRDVCIARYEAFGTAGNASKIKPISLEGMFQRYASGELNAKVN; the protein is encoded by the coding sequence ATGGCACTTATCAGCATGCGGCAGATGCTGGATCACGCCGCCGAATTCGGCTACGGCGTACCAGCTTTCAACGTCAACAACCTCGAGCAAATGCGCGCCATCATGGAAGCGGCCGACAAGACCGACTCCCCCGTCATCGTCCAGGCGTCGGCCGGCGCCCGCAAATACGCCGGTGCCCCGTTCCTGCGCCACCTGATCCTCGCGGCGATCGAGGAATTCCCGCACATCCCGGTGTGCATGCACCAGGACCACGGCACCAGCCCGGACATCTGCCAGCGTTCGATTCAACTGGGCTTCAGCTCGGTGATGATGGACGGCTCGCTGGGCACCGACGGCAAAACCCCGACCGATTACGACTACAACGTGCGCGTGACCTCGCAGACCGTTTCCTTCGCCCACGCCTGCGGCGTGTCGGTAGAAGGCGAGCTGGGCTGCCTGGGTTCGCTGGAAACCGGCCAGGCCGGTGAAGAAGACGGCGTGGGTGCCGAGGGCATCCTGGATCACAGCCAGATGCTGACCGACCCGGAAGAAGCGGCTGATTTCGTCGCCAAGACCCAGGTCGACGCCCTGGCCATCGCCATCGGCACCAGCCACGGCGCCTACAAGTTCACCAAGCCGCCTACTGGCGACATCCTGGCCATCGACCGCATCAAGGCAATCCATGCGCGGATCCCCAATACTCACTTGGTGATGCACGGCTCCTCCTCGGTACCGCAGGAATGGCTGGCGATCATCAACGAGTACGGTGGCGCCATCAAGGAAACCTACGGCGTGCCGGTCGAGGAAATCGTCGAGGGCATCAAGTACGGCGTGCGCAAGGTCAATATCGATACCGACCTGCGCCTGGCCTCCACCGGTGCGATTCGCCGCTTCATGGCGCAGAACCCGGCCGAGTTCGACCCACGCAAGTATTTCGCCGAAACCGTGAAAGCCATGCGTGACGTGTGCATCGCGCGCTACGAAGCGTTCGGCACCGCGGGCAACGCCTCGAAGATCAAGCCGATCTCCCTGGAAGGCATGTTCCAGCGCTACGCCAGCGGCGAGTTGAACGCCAAGGTCAACTAA
- a CDS encoding MliC family protein, which produces MKGGMAIMVLALLSGCAYMDKQMPVSPNWTRWQCDSQVDVQWRYSAADKSAMQVRLAGSDKEYALTPQAGAEGELFSDGVLAFHKKGDEGLVYWVATDDLIGRGCKAP; this is translated from the coding sequence ATGAAAGGCGGTATGGCGATAATGGTCTTGGCGCTGCTGTCCGGCTGCGCCTATATGGACAAACAGATGCCGGTGTCTCCTAATTGGACACGCTGGCAATGTGACAGCCAAGTCGATGTGCAATGGCGCTACAGCGCCGCCGACAAGAGCGCGATGCAAGTGCGCCTGGCGGGCAGCGACAAGGAGTATGCGTTGACCCCTCAGGCCGGTGCCGAGGGTGAATTGTTCAGCGATGGTGTGCTGGCGTTCCACAAGAAAGGTGACGAAGGCCTGGTGTACTGGGTCGCTACCGACGATTTGATTGGCCGGGGTTGCAAGGCTCCGTGA
- a CDS encoding phosphoglycerate kinase: MTVLKMTDLDLQGKRVLIREDLNVPVKDGKVTSDARIVASLPTIKLALEKGAAVMVCSHLGRPTEGEFSAENSLKPVAEYLSKALGRDVPLVADYLGGVQVEPGSVVLFENVRFNKGEKKNADELAQKYADLCDVFVMDAFGTAHRAEGSTHGVAKFAKVAAAGPLLAAELEALGKALGAPAKPMAAIVAGSKVSTKLDVLNSLSAICDQLIVGGGIANTFLAAAGHKVGKSLYEPDLLDTARAIAAKVSVPLPVDVVVAKEFAESAEATVKLIADVADDDMILDIGPQTAEQFAELLKSSKTILWNGPVGVFEFDQFGNGTQVLAKAIAQSPAFSIAGGGDTLAAIDKYGVAEDISYISTGGGAFLEFVEGKVLPAVEMLEQRAKA, from the coding sequence ATGACCGTGTTGAAGATGACCGACCTCGACCTGCAAGGTAAGCGCGTATTGATTCGCGAAGACCTCAACGTGCCCGTCAAGGATGGCAAGGTAACCAGCGACGCGCGCATCGTCGCCTCGTTGCCCACCATCAAGCTGGCTCTGGAGAAGGGCGCAGCGGTAATGGTCTGCTCGCACTTGGGCCGGCCCACCGAAGGCGAGTTCTCGGCCGAGAACAGCCTCAAGCCGGTCGCCGAGTACCTGAGCAAGGCACTGGGCCGCGACGTGCCGCTGGTGGCCGACTATCTGGGCGGCGTTCAGGTCGAGCCCGGCTCTGTCGTGCTGTTCGAGAATGTGCGCTTCAACAAGGGCGAAAAAAAGAACGCCGATGAGCTGGCGCAGAAGTACGCCGACCTGTGCGACGTGTTCGTGATGGACGCGTTCGGCACCGCGCATCGCGCCGAGGGCTCCACCCATGGCGTGGCCAAGTTCGCCAAGGTGGCCGCTGCCGGTCCGCTGCTGGCCGCCGAACTGGAGGCACTGGGCAAGGCACTGGGTGCCCCGGCCAAGCCGATGGCGGCCATCGTCGCCGGTTCCAAGGTGTCGACCAAGCTGGACGTGCTCAACAGCCTCAGCGCCATCTGCGATCAGTTGATCGTCGGCGGTGGCATCGCCAACACCTTCCTGGCCGCGGCCGGGCACAAGGTCGGCAAGTCGCTGTACGAGCCTGACCTGCTGGACACCGCGCGCGCCATCGCTGCCAAGGTCAGCGTCCCGTTGCCGGTCGACGTGGTGGTGGCCAAGGAGTTCGCCGAAAGCGCCGAAGCCACGGTCAAGCTCATCGCCGATGTGGCCGATGACGACATGATCCTCGACATCGGCCCACAGACCGCCGAACAGTTCGCCGAGTTGCTCAAATCGTCCAAGACCATCCTGTGGAACGGCCCGGTAGGCGTCTTCGAGTTCGATCAGTTCGGCAACGGTACCCAAGTGCTGGCCAAGGCGATCGCGCAGAGCCCAGCCTTTTCCATCGCCGGTGGCGGTGACACCCTGGCGGCCATCGACAAGTACGGCGTCGCTGAAGACATTTCCTACATTTCGACCGGTGGCGGTGCGTTTCTCGAATTCGTCGAGGGCAAGGTCCTGCCGGCCGTGGAAATGCTGGAACAGCGTGCCAAGGCCTGA
- the epd gene encoding erythrose-4-phosphate dehydrogenase produces the protein MSQKRPYRVALNGYGRIGRCVLRALCERGAQADFEVVAINDLADMASLEYLTRFDSTHGRFPGEVTVEADHLLINGRPIRVIRSATPEAIDWAALDIDLVLECSGAYNTRADGQRFLAAGAPAVLFSQPMASEADVDATIVFGINQDCLTGHEKLVSNASCTTNCGVPLLRLLDQAIGLEYVSITTIHSAMNDQPVIDAYHHEDLRRTRSAFQSVIPVSTGLARGIERLLPELAGRIQAKAVRVPTVNVSCLDITLQMARDTCAVEVNRILREAAGSGPLQGLLAYTELPHASCDFNHDPHSAIVDASQTRVSGPRLVNLLAWFDNEWGFANRMLDVAGHYLRVMNNSKRA, from the coding sequence ATGTCTCAGAAACGCCCCTACAGAGTCGCCCTCAACGGTTACGGCCGGATTGGCCGTTGCGTGCTGCGTGCGTTGTGCGAGCGCGGCGCGCAGGCTGACTTCGAGGTAGTGGCGATAAACGACCTGGCCGACATGGCCAGTCTCGAATACCTCACGCGCTTCGACTCGACCCACGGACGTTTTCCCGGTGAAGTCACGGTCGAAGCCGACCATCTGTTGATCAACGGGCGCCCCATACGGGTCATCCGCAGCGCCACGCCCGAGGCGATCGACTGGGCTGCGCTGGACATCGACCTGGTGCTCGAATGCTCCGGGGCCTACAACACCCGCGCCGACGGCCAGCGTTTTCTGGCTGCCGGCGCACCGGCCGTGCTGTTTTCCCAGCCCATGGCCAGCGAGGCCGATGTCGATGCCACCATCGTGTTCGGCATCAACCAGGACTGCCTCACCGGGCACGAAAAGCTGGTGTCCAACGCGTCCTGCACCACCAACTGCGGCGTGCCGCTGCTGCGCCTGCTGGATCAGGCCATTGGCCTGGAATACGTGTCCATCACCACCATTCACTCGGCCATGAACGACCAGCCGGTGATCGATGCCTATCACCACGAAGACCTGCGCCGCACGCGCTCGGCCTTCCAGTCGGTCATTCCGGTTTCCACCGGCCTGGCCCGCGGTATCGAACGCCTGTTGCCGGAACTTGCCGGCCGGATCCAGGCCAAAGCTGTGCGCGTGCCGACCGTCAACGTGTCATGCCTGGACATTACCCTGCAGATGGCGCGCGACACCTGTGCCGTCGAGGTCAACCGGATCCTGCGTGAAGCCGCAGGCAGCGGCCCGCTGCAAGGTCTGCTGGCCTACACTGAGCTGCCGCACGCCAGTTGTGATTTCAACCACGACCCCCATTCGGCCATCGTCGATGCCAGCCAGACCCGTGTATCCGGGCCGCGCCTGGTGAACCTGCTGGCCTGGTTCGACAACGAATGGGGCTTCGCCAATCGTATGCTCGACGTCGCGGGGCACTACCTGCGCGTCATGAACAATTCCAAACGAGCTTGA